The following proteins come from a genomic window of Leisingera daeponensis DSM 23529:
- a CDS encoding LysR family transcriptional regulator — translation MNSHQLAVFHEVMKTGSVSQAARNLHRTQPAISAAIKTLEEELGLPLFLREGRRLVPVPEAQYLMAEATEILSRMETAQQNLANMRDRVQGSIRIVAMPGPSTYLLPEFISRFVAGKPEVRVTLATRSSPQVRSLVAANSFDIGFCDMTRFRGDRKLYAAEELPSNCLCAVPAGHPLAQQEVITAPDLSGQPMGALQPDHTTYQATSQAFQAAGAEFNLRYDAQYFLPLFHFIAAGQACAVVDVLSAESYRRSHAGEARIRFLPFEPKIPFGYSILTPSERPLSQLAASFASAWREYVTEILAASAR, via the coding sequence ATGAACTCTCATCAGCTTGCGGTCTTTCATGAGGTCATGAAGACCGGTTCGGTCAGCCAGGCGGCGCGCAACCTGCACCGCACCCAGCCCGCCATCAGCGCCGCCATCAAGACGCTGGAGGAGGAGCTGGGGCTGCCCCTGTTCCTGCGCGAAGGCCGCCGCCTGGTGCCGGTGCCCGAAGCGCAGTATCTGATGGCGGAGGCGACCGAGATCCTGTCGCGGATGGAAACCGCGCAGCAGAACCTGGCCAACATGCGCGACCGGGTGCAGGGGTCTATCCGCATCGTGGCGATGCCGGGGCCGTCGACCTATCTGCTGCCGGAATTCATCAGCCGGTTCGTGGCCGGAAAGCCCGAGGTGCGGGTGACGCTGGCCACCCGGTCCTCGCCGCAGGTGCGCAGCCTGGTCGCCGCCAACAGCTTTGACATCGGGTTCTGCGACATGACCCGGTTCCGCGGCGACCGCAAACTCTATGCGGCGGAGGAACTGCCCAGCAATTGCCTGTGCGCAGTACCGGCCGGCCATCCGCTCGCGCAGCAGGAAGTGATCACCGCGCCGGACCTCAGCGGCCAGCCTATGGGCGCGCTGCAGCCGGACCACACCACCTATCAGGCCACCTCGCAGGCGTTTCAGGCCGCGGGCGCCGAATTCAACCTGCGCTATGACGCGCAGTATTTCCTGCCTCTGTTCCACTTCATCGCGGCCGGGCAGGCCTGTGCCGTGGTCGATGTGCTCAGCGCCGAAAGCTACCGCCGCAGCCACGCGGGCGAGGCGCGGATCCGCTTCCTGCCGTTCGAGCCGAAGATCCCCTTTGGCTATTCGATCCTGACCCCCAGCGAGCGGCCGCTGTCGCAGCTCGCCGCCAGCTTTGCCTCGGCCTGGCGCGAATATGTGACGGAAATCCTGGCGGCCTCCGCAAGGTAG
- a CDS encoding NAD(P)/FAD-dependent oxidoreductase: MSAPVSPDVTVLGAGIVGICSALSLAERGLRVRLIDRDAPGQATSYGNAGIISPWSVVPQSMPGLWKKVPGWLLDPLGPVTVKPAYLPKVAPWGLRFLSEGREGRIQQISGAMDTLNRNCVDLYRQHLAGTGHEDLVQDSYYVHAFRNADAADLNSVDYRMRGDRGAEMERIGAAELRDLEPALTPEFQAAILIKGQARATSPGRIGTILAEKFLAMGGEILRQTVRAIQPSGTGGWTYTTETGQEWTPKLVLAMGVWSGELLKPLGIRIPMESERGYHVSFKNPGVALNNSIMDMDMKFVASSMEEGLRVAGTAEFAGLDQPLNRKRLDGLVRLARALLPDLRAEDMDTWSGQRPSLPDSLPCIGEVEGFPDLIAAFGHSHYGLMMAPKTGRLVADIVSGTPVNEDLSPFRARRYERIKS; this comes from the coding sequence ATGAGCGCCCCCGTCTCCCCCGATGTGACGGTTCTGGGCGCCGGGATCGTCGGCATCTGCTCGGCCTTGAGTCTGGCAGAAAGGGGCCTGCGGGTCCGGCTCATCGACCGGGACGCACCGGGCCAGGCGACGTCATACGGCAATGCCGGCATCATCTCGCCCTGGTCGGTGGTGCCGCAATCCATGCCGGGCCTGTGGAAGAAGGTGCCGGGCTGGCTGCTGGACCCGCTGGGGCCAGTGACGGTGAAACCTGCCTACCTGCCCAAGGTCGCACCCTGGGGCTTGCGGTTCCTGTCGGAAGGGCGCGAAGGGCGGATTCAGCAGATTTCCGGCGCGATGGACACGCTGAACCGCAACTGCGTCGATCTGTACCGCCAGCACCTCGCGGGGACCGGGCATGAGGATCTGGTGCAAGACAGCTATTACGTCCATGCCTTCCGCAATGCGGACGCGGCGGACCTGAATTCGGTGGATTACCGGATGCGCGGCGACCGCGGCGCGGAGATGGAACGGATCGGCGCGGCGGAGCTGCGCGATCTGGAACCGGCGCTGACGCCGGAGTTTCAGGCCGCCATCCTGATCAAGGGCCAGGCCCGGGCAACCTCTCCGGGCCGGATTGGCACCATTCTGGCGGAGAAGTTCCTAGCGATGGGCGGGGAAATCCTGCGGCAAACCGTGCGGGCGATCCAGCCGTCCGGGACCGGCGGCTGGACCTATACCACCGAGACGGGCCAGGAGTGGACGCCCAAGCTGGTGCTGGCGATGGGCGTCTGGTCCGGCGAGCTGCTGAAACCCTTGGGCATCAGGATCCCGATGGAGTCCGAGCGCGGCTACCACGTTTCATTCAAAAATCCGGGCGTCGCGCTCAACAATTCGATCATGGATATGGACATGAAATTCGTGGCCTCCTCGATGGAGGAAGGGCTGCGGGTGGCAGGCACCGCCGAATTTGCGGGCCTCGATCAGCCCCTGAACCGGAAACGGCTGGACGGGCTGGTGAGGCTGGCCCGCGCGCTGCTTCCGGACCTGCGGGCGGAGGATATGGACACCTGGTCCGGCCAGCGTCCCAGCCTGCCCGACAGCTTGCCCTGCATCGGCGAGGTCGAAGGCTTCCCCGATCTGATCGCCGCCTTCGGCCACAGCCATTACGGCCTGATGATGGCCCCGAAAACCGGGCGGCTGGTGGCGGATATCGTCAGCGGCACGCCGGTGAACGAAGACCTCTCGCCGTTCCGCGCGCGGCGCTATGAAAGGATCAAGTCATGA
- a CDS encoding thiamine pyrophosphate-binding protein, translating into MTTTMTGAEAMVRSLEAHGVTHIFGLCGDTTLPFYDAMNRLEHGITHVLTRDERSAAYMADGFSRVTGRAGVCEGPSGGGATYILPGLIEANESSYAVLAITTDISVGSYGKYPLTEVNQEALMAPLTKFNTVIKRADHIPRMVRQAFRAMTTGRSGAAHLGLPYDIQHDDVPAGDIWGDPRHQSYPAYRAAPEPGAAEAAAEAILSAKSPLIVCGGGVVISDAMAELDRLASRLDIAVGTSISGKGSLADTHPQSLGVVGSNGGTDETWEMMEAADLVVFLGCRAGSTTTSRWEAPKPGCRIVHIDSDPMVIGANYPAEVGVVADLRLALAAMNAYLDSRAGDLPTFGGAAKIADLKQRKFARFEALAASQTEQVLPEQIIRALNRNLPDNAIVVSDPGTSCPYYNAYSQQKHPGRQYITNRAHGALGYALSASLGAWFGRPDSKVVGLMGDGSFNFTCGELETVVRCNAPITYVVFSNASFGWIKASQRDDCGKRYYNVDFNRTSHAAVAEAFGVKAWRVERPEDLEQAVQEAFAHDGPTLIDVACQALEEAAAPVRRWMG; encoded by the coding sequence ATGACAACCACTATGACTGGCGCCGAGGCGATGGTGCGCTCGCTTGAGGCGCATGGCGTCACCCATATCTTTGGCCTGTGCGGCGACACCACGCTGCCATTCTACGATGCGATGAACCGGCTGGAGCATGGCATCACCCACGTTCTGACCCGCGACGAGCGCAGCGCGGCCTATATGGCCGACGGGTTTTCCCGCGTGACCGGGCGGGCCGGCGTTTGCGAGGGTCCGTCCGGCGGCGGCGCCACCTATATCCTGCCGGGGCTGATCGAGGCCAATGAAAGCTCCTATGCGGTGCTGGCGATCACCACGGACATTTCCGTCGGCTCCTACGGGAAATACCCGCTGACCGAGGTGAACCAGGAGGCTTTAATGGCGCCGCTGACCAAGTTCAACACGGTGATCAAGCGCGCCGACCACATCCCGCGCATGGTGCGCCAGGCGTTCCGGGCGATGACCACCGGCCGCTCCGGCGCCGCGCATCTGGGGCTGCCGTATGACATTCAGCACGACGACGTTCCGGCCGGTGATATCTGGGGCGATCCCAGGCACCAAAGCTACCCCGCCTACCGCGCCGCGCCGGAACCGGGCGCGGCAGAGGCCGCCGCCGAGGCCATCCTTTCCGCCAAATCGCCCCTGATCGTCTGCGGCGGCGGCGTGGTGATTTCGGATGCGATGGCGGAGCTGGACCGGCTCGCTTCCCGTCTCGACATCGCGGTGGGCACCTCGATTTCCGGCAAGGGGTCGCTGGCCGACACCCACCCGCAATCGCTGGGGGTTGTCGGCTCCAACGGCGGCACCGATGAAACCTGGGAGATGATGGAGGCTGCCGATCTGGTGGTGTTCCTGGGCTGCCGGGCCGGGTCCACCACCACATCGCGCTGGGAGGCGCCAAAGCCCGGCTGCCGCATTGTGCATATCGACAGCGACCCGATGGTGATCGGTGCCAACTACCCCGCCGAAGTCGGGGTGGTCGCGGACCTGAGGCTGGCGCTGGCGGCAATGAACGCCTATCTCGACAGCCGCGCGGGCGATTTGCCAACCTTTGGCGGCGCCGCGAAAATCGCAGACCTCAAACAGCGCAAGTTCGCCAGGTTCGAGGCGCTGGCGGCCAGCCAGACCGAACAGGTCCTGCCGGAGCAGATCATCCGCGCGCTGAACCGCAACCTGCCCGATAATGCCATCGTGGTCTCGGACCCCGGCACCAGCTGCCCCTATTACAACGCCTACTCGCAGCAGAAGCACCCGGGCCGGCAGTACATCACCAACCGCGCCCATGGGGCGCTGGGGTATGCCCTGTCCGCGTCGCTGGGTGCCTGGTTTGGGCGGCCTGACAGCAAGGTCGTGGGGCTGATGGGCGACGGGTCCTTCAACTTCACCTGCGGCGAGCTGGAAACCGTGGTGCGCTGCAACGCGCCGATTACGTATGTGGTGTTTTCCAACGCCAGCTTCGGCTGGATCAAGGCCAGCCAGCGCGATGATTGCGGCAAGCGCTACTATAATGTGGACTTCAACCGCACCAGCCACGCAGCGGTGGCCGAGGCCTTCGGGGTCAAGGCCTGGCGGGTGGAGAGGCCGGAGGATCTGGAGCAAGCCGTGCAGGAGGCCTTTGCCCATGACGGCCCAACCCTGATCGACGTGGCCTGCCAGGCGCTGGAAGAGGCCGCCGCGCCGGTGCGCCGCTGGATGGGCTGA
- a CDS encoding aminotransferase class V-fold PLP-dependent enzyme, with product MPQITDALLDQIRARFAQVDECPQQGPRVFFENAGGALTLNAVVETSARYAAIPDNQGRDNPGSHELVRVIAKAKDDMRVMMNAPGGQFFAGESGTELLFRLIMNACLGTAEGGTVLGSTLEHPATRSACARWAGVARQTHVLIPHDGATGTITADAYARAVTPDTVVATIVHTSPVTGMGVDLAACAAAIREVAPECLIIVDGIQHAAHGRIDLAAYGVDGYVISPYKMFSRHGYGLAWISDRLTALPHNALIGGPEDNWEMGTRDTGSYATLSDVANYLEWLGGEVSGATDRRAKFVAAGEAIHAHEKTLTDAMIFGTGNLPGLAEMAGVTILGGADNPAREGLVSLTVAGVPSADVVKRLNDQGIRTHLRKADHYSGNILTPLGMDSCVRVSMCHYNSVGEVAKFLGVMKEITG from the coding sequence ATGCCCCAGATCACTGACGCCCTCCTTGACCAGATCCGCGCCCGTTTCGCCCAGGTGGACGAATGCCCCCAGCAGGGGCCGCGGGTGTTCTTTGAAAACGCCGGCGGCGCGCTGACGCTGAACGCGGTGGTGGAAACCTCCGCCCGCTATGCCGCGATCCCCGACAACCAGGGCCGCGACAATCCCGGCAGCCACGAGCTGGTGCGGGTGATCGCCAAGGCCAAGGACGACATGCGCGTGATGATGAACGCACCGGGCGGCCAGTTCTTCGCGGGCGAAAGCGGCACAGAGCTGTTGTTCCGCCTGATTATGAACGCCTGCCTCGGCACCGCGGAGGGCGGCACCGTGCTGGGCTCGACGCTGGAGCATCCAGCCACCCGCTCCGCCTGCGCCCGCTGGGCCGGGGTGGCGCGGCAGACGCATGTGCTGATCCCGCATGACGGCGCCACCGGCACTATCACGGCGGATGCTTATGCCCGTGCGGTCACGCCGGATACCGTGGTGGCGACCATCGTCCATACTTCGCCGGTCACTGGTATGGGCGTCGATCTGGCCGCCTGCGCCGCCGCCATCCGCGAAGTTGCGCCGGAGTGCCTGATCATCGTCGACGGCATCCAGCACGCCGCCCACGGGCGGATCGACCTGGCGGCCTACGGCGTGGATGGCTATGTGATCTCGCCTTACAAGATGTTCTCGCGCCACGGCTATGGCCTCGCCTGGATTTCCGACCGGCTGACCGCCCTGCCGCATAATGCGCTGATCGGCGGGCCGGAGGACAACTGGGAAATGGGCACCCGCGACACCGGCAGCTATGCGACGCTGTCGGATGTGGCGAATTATCTGGAGTGGCTCGGCGGCGAGGTCAGCGGTGCCACGGACCGGCGCGCAAAATTCGTGGCCGCGGGCGAGGCGATCCATGCCCACGAGAAAACCCTGACCGACGCCATGATCTTTGGCACCGGCAACCTGCCGGGCCTGGCGGAGATGGCGGGCGTCACCATCCTCGGCGGTGCGGACAACCCGGCGCGCGAAGGGCTGGTGTCGCTGACCGTCGCAGGCGTGCCCTCGGCGGATGTGGTCAAACGCCTGAACGATCAGGGCATCCGCACCCATCTGCGCAAGGCGGACCATTACTCCGGCAACATCCTGACGCCGCTTGGCATGGACAGCTGCGTGCGCGTGTCCATGTGCCACTACAACAGCGTGGGCGAAGTGGCGAAATTCCTGGGCGTGATGAAAGAGATCACCGGGTGA
- a CDS encoding TRAP transporter permease: protein MSLDTHLDTKALEELEKQYDSALNTRDNGPKLTGFIYWASIAFALYHLWTAGFGTPVDHVHMGIHLAGLFLFIFVGFPIIRTARSLDWRGPNPLRPGNVPLYDWALTGLSIAAALFLWVSWRGFDMFGFDIAEQALRQGNPSSLDVFFGSVLILTVLEIARRTIGFVLPLIILVFMVYALFGPYMPAQILKHPGVNWQQFVNNMYFPSEGIFGVTLWVVSTVVFHFVLFGVVAQRMGLGQFFVDNAMLLAGRYTGGPAKVSVVSSAFFGTISGSSIANTVSTGSLTIPNMKKMGYPGHFAGGVEAAASAGGQITPPIMGAASFLMAEYLEVPYTTIVIAAIVPALMHYIGVISIVHFTAKKLGLTAYPKEQLPKFLQVWKDGWYTIIPLIALLLVLFSGYSPNMAAFIGLSLCIVVGFCAFDKPATLLVPLALLAFIFWKASPYSGEGYTPVMAGMLAALTVIGCLHRNERQNFRDLFDSFHVGVQYALAVGAASAAVGIVVGVINTTGVGFRLGFMVTGGAADMAAAIAPFLDWTSIEAFSQPSIQQFLSLVLIAMACILMGAGLPTTALYIMLVAVATPALSQLGVPPLATHMFVLYYGVISEITPPVCASAYAAAGIAGSNPFRTGLNAFTLGLGKLMVPMVFVYAPTMLIVLPEHFTLLSFTQVTLTCAAGVFAIATAVSAYFLAPLGGIWRLLMAVGGLLLVAPSGGSDIAALAVMAPVLLQQLGQQRKLQAGAAQ, encoded by the coding sequence ATGTCCCTGGACACCCATCTCGACACCAAGGCGCTTGAGGAGCTGGAGAAGCAGTACGACTCCGCTCTGAACACGCGCGACAACGGACCCAAGCTGACGGGGTTCATCTATTGGGCCAGCATCGCCTTTGCCCTGTATCACCTGTGGACGGCCGGGTTCGGCACGCCGGTGGACCATGTGCATATGGGCATTCACCTGGCGGGCCTGTTCCTGTTCATTTTCGTGGGCTTTCCCATTATCCGGACCGCGCGCAGCCTGGACTGGCGCGGACCCAATCCGCTGCGCCCCGGCAATGTGCCGCTCTATGACTGGGCGCTGACCGGCCTCAGCATTGCGGCGGCGCTGTTTCTCTGGGTCAGCTGGCGCGGCTTTGACATGTTCGGCTTCGACATTGCCGAACAGGCGCTGCGGCAGGGCAACCCGTCCAGCCTGGATGTGTTCTTCGGCTCGGTGCTGATCCTGACGGTGCTGGAGATCGCGCGCCGCACCATCGGCTTTGTGCTGCCGCTGATCATCCTCGTGTTCATGGTCTATGCACTGTTCGGCCCCTACATGCCCGCGCAGATCCTCAAGCACCCCGGCGTCAACTGGCAGCAGTTCGTCAACAACATGTATTTCCCGTCCGAAGGCATCTTTGGCGTGACGCTGTGGGTGGTTTCCACCGTGGTGTTCCACTTCGTGCTGTTCGGCGTGGTGGCGCAGCGGATGGGGCTGGGGCAGTTCTTTGTCGACAACGCCATGCTGCTCGCTGGCCGCTATACCGGCGGGCCGGCCAAGGTGTCGGTGGTGTCCTCGGCCTTCTTCGGCACCATCTCCGGCTCGTCCATTGCCAACACGGTCTCCACCGGCTCCCTGACCATCCCCAACATGAAGAAAATGGGCTACCCCGGCCATTTCGCAGGCGGGGTTGAGGCCGCGGCCTCGGCAGGCGGGCAGATCACCCCGCCGATCATGGGCGCGGCTTCCTTCCTGATGGCTGAATATCTGGAAGTGCCCTACACCACCATCGTGATCGCGGCGATTGTGCCCGCGCTCATGCACTATATCGGGGTGATTTCGATCGTGCATTTCACCGCCAAGAAGCTGGGCCTCACGGCCTATCCCAAGGAACAGCTGCCCAAGTTCCTGCAGGTCTGGAAGGACGGCTGGTACACCATCATTCCGCTGATCGCGCTTCTGCTGGTGCTGTTCTCGGGCTATTCGCCCAACATGGCGGCTTTCATCGGCCTCAGCCTGTGCATCGTCGTCGGCTTCTGCGCCTTTGACAAACCGGCCACGCTGCTGGTGCCGCTGGCGCTGCTCGCCTTCATTTTCTGGAAGGCGTCGCCCTATTCCGGCGAGGGCTACACGCCCGTCATGGCCGGGATGCTGGCGGCGCTGACCGTCATCGGCTGCCTGCACCGCAACGAGCGGCAGAATTTCCGCGACCTGTTCGACAGCTTCCATGTCGGCGTGCAATACGCCCTGGCGGTGGGGGCGGCCTCTGCCGCGGTGGGCATCGTGGTCGGTGTGATCAACACCACCGGCGTCGGCTTCCGCCTCGGCTTCATGGTCACAGGCGGCGCGGCGGATATGGCAGCAGCGATTGCGCCCTTCCTGGACTGGACCTCGATCGAGGCGTTCAGCCAGCCGTCGATCCAGCAGTTCCTGTCGCTGGTGCTGATCGCCATGGCCTGTATCCTGATGGGGGCCGGACTGCCGACCACCGCGCTCTATATCATGCTGGTCGCGGTTGCGACGCCTGCCCTCAGCCAGCTCGGCGTGCCGCCGCTCGCCACCCATATGTTCGTGCTCTACTACGGTGTGATTTCCGAGATCACCCCGCCGGTCTGCGCCTCGGCCTATGCGGCGGCGGGGATTGCGGGCTCCAACCCGTTCCGCACCGGGCTCAACGCCTTTACCCTGGGGCTGGGCAAGCTGATGGTGCCGATGGTGTTTGTCTACGCGCCCACCATGCTGATCGTGCTGCCGGAGCATTTCACGCTGCTGAGCTTCACCCAGGTCACCCTGACCTGCGCGGCGGGCGTCTTTGCCATCGCCACCGCTGTTTCGGCCTACTTCCTGGCGCCGCTCGGCGGTATCTGGCGGCTGCTGATGGCGGTCGGGGGACTGCTGCTGGTGGCGCCCTCCGGCGGCTCCGACATCGCAGCGCTTGCGGTGATGGCGCCGGTGCTGCTGCAGCAGCTGGGCCAGCAGCGCAAGCTTCAAGCCGGGGCGGCGCAATGA
- a CDS encoding TAXI family TRAP transporter solute-binding subunit, with the protein MGFIKTLTGAALACTMLTGTAVAQDMTFFRIGTGGAGGTYFPIGGIIANAISNPPGSRACDEGGNCGVPGLVAMAQSTNASAHNVNAIQAGQMEAGLSGAATLHFAYHGKGKFEGNAKPDLRVIANLFPEDLHLVLPEGHKLESLADLKGKRVGIAQAGSGTQIAVELILNDHGVNRDNIDEAELNNAQSAERIADGQLDAYFYAAGTPVAAMIQLDNTKGMELHNWSEEEVKMANTTVPYYIPSTIPGGTYPGVDYDVNTVAVSGMLVTNASMDEELIYQITKAMWSDTARKLLDNGHPKGKAITLETALDGVEGIGVPLHPGAERFYREAGMLK; encoded by the coding sequence ATGGGATTTATCAAGACACTGACCGGGGCCGCGCTGGCCTGCACCATGCTGACCGGAACAGCGGTGGCGCAGGACATGACGTTTTTCCGCATCGGCACCGGCGGCGCGGGCGGCACTTATTTCCCGATCGGCGGCATCATCGCCAACGCGATTTCCAACCCGCCCGGCTCGCGCGCCTGTGACGAGGGCGGCAACTGCGGCGTGCCGGGCCTGGTGGCAATGGCGCAGTCGACCAACGCCTCTGCCCATAACGTGAACGCCATTCAGGCAGGCCAGATGGAGGCAGGATTGTCCGGCGCCGCGACCCTGCATTTCGCCTACCACGGCAAGGGCAAGTTCGAAGGCAACGCCAAGCCCGACCTGCGGGTGATCGCCAACCTGTTCCCGGAAGACCTGCACCTGGTGCTGCCCGAGGGCCACAAGCTGGAAAGCCTCGCGGATCTTAAGGGCAAGCGCGTGGGCATCGCGCAGGCCGGCTCCGGCACCCAGATCGCGGTGGAGCTGATCCTGAACGACCACGGCGTCAACCGCGATAACATCGACGAGGCCGAACTGAACAACGCCCAGTCCGCCGAACGCATCGCAGACGGCCAGCTGGACGCCTACTTCTATGCCGCGGGGACGCCGGTTGCGGCGATGATCCAGCTCGACAACACCAAGGGGATGGAACTGCACAACTGGTCCGAGGAAGAGGTCAAGATGGCCAATACCACGGTGCCCTACTACATCCCCTCGACCATTCCGGGGGGTACCTATCCGGGCGTGGATTACGACGTGAACACCGTCGCCGTCTCCGGGATGCTGGTCACCAATGCCAGCATGGATGAAGAGCTGATTTACCAGATCACCAAGGCGATGTGGTCCGACACCGCCCGCAAGCTCTTGGACAACGGCCACCCCAAGGGCAAGGCGATCACGCTGGAAACCGCGCTGGACGGCGTTGAGGGCATCGGCGTGCCGCTGCATCCGGGGGCTGAACGCTTCTATCGCGAAGCCGGAATGCTGAAGTAA
- a CDS encoding cystathionine gamma-lyase, which yields MDKPTAPKPGAMLHLRGNTLSEGDPVALPLTQSSMYHLPGDWNGGPSYGRADNATWEHLEHVLGYLEDAPALAFPSGMAAISASLFATVKAGSRILIPSDGYYVTRRLSERFLQPLGVAVEQRPTASFAEGGFEGFDVVFAETPSNPGLDLCDLRAVSEAVRAAGGLLIVDNTTMTPLGQRPLELGADVVVASDTKAPGGHSDVLMGHLATRNQDVLQAAREWRLFGGGIPGPQEAWLAHRGLETLEVRFDRMCSTAELLAERLATHPRVQKIRFPGLTSDPSHALAKQQMARFGFLISVTLDSADQADAFINNCPLIRAATSFGGVHTSAERRARWGDAVAPGFVRISVGTEPAEELWSAMAASLDALQG from the coding sequence ATGGACAAACCCACCGCCCCCAAACCCGGAGCCATGCTGCACCTGCGCGGCAACACGCTGTCCGAGGGCGACCCGGTGGCGCTGCCGCTGACGCAAAGCTCGATGTACCATCTGCCGGGCGACTGGAACGGCGGCCCCAGCTATGGCCGCGCGGACAACGCCACCTGGGAGCATCTGGAGCATGTGCTGGGGTATCTGGAGGATGCGCCGGCGCTGGCTTTCCCTTCGGGCATGGCGGCGATCTCGGCGTCGCTGTTTGCCACGGTCAAGGCAGGCTCCCGGATCCTGATCCCGTCGGACGGCTATTACGTGACCCGGCGCCTCAGCGAACGGTTCCTGCAGCCTTTGGGGGTTGCGGTGGAGCAGCGCCCGACGGCCAGCTTTGCCGAAGGCGGATTTGAGGGCTTTGACGTTGTTTTTGCGGAAACCCCGTCCAACCCCGGACTGGACCTCTGCGATCTGCGCGCGGTTTCGGAGGCGGTGCGTGCGGCGGGCGGGCTGCTGATCGTGGACAACACCACCATGACCCCGCTGGGCCAGCGCCCGCTGGAACTGGGCGCGGATGTGGTGGTGGCCTCCGACACCAAGGCGCCGGGCGGCCATTCGGATGTGCTGATGGGGCATCTGGCGACGCGCAACCAGGATGTGCTGCAGGCGGCGCGGGAGTGGCGGCTGTTCGGCGGCGGCATCCCCGGCCCGCAGGAGGCCTGGCTGGCGCACCGCGGGCTGGAAACGCTGGAGGTGCGGTTCGACCGGATGTGCAGCACCGCAGAGCTGCTGGCCGAACGGCTGGCCACGCATCCGCGGGTGCAAAAGATCCGCTTTCCGGGGCTGACATCCGATCCTTCGCACGCGCTGGCGAAACAGCAGATGGCGCGGTTCGGCTTCCTGATCTCGGTCACGCTGGACAGCGCGGACCAGGCCGATGCCTTCATCAACAATTGCCCGCTGATCCGGGCAGCGACCTCCTTTGGCGGGGTGCATACCTCGGCGGAGCGCCGCGCCCGCTGGGGCGATGCCGTGGCGCCGGGGTTTGTGCGGATTTCCGTCGGCACCGAACCTGCGGAAGAGCTGTGGAGCGCGATGGCGGCTTCGCTGGACGCGCTTCAGGGCTAG
- a CDS encoding aspartate/glutamate racemase family protein: MTIHPGGQNICGVSIGVLALESYFPKPPGHIKNPSSLPFTTLYEMLDGITVPKLLANPTGEMRDRLIAAAKRLEAKGVRAITGSCGFLAIFQKEIAAAVNVPVFVSSLIQVPLAHQMTGRTVGVITASAGSLTEAHLHGVGAENTPIVVQGLDDAEEFSTVILRNERTAMDLAKVEAELLAAAKGLIARNPEIGPIVLECTDLPPYAHALQAALNRPVFDIITLSEMVHRAALRVPFSGFIT, translated from the coding sequence ATGACCATCCACCCCGGCGGGCAGAACATCTGCGGCGTCTCCATCGGTGTTCTGGCGCTGGAGAGCTACTTTCCCAAGCCCCCCGGCCATATCAAGAACCCCTCCAGCCTGCCCTTCACCACGCTTTACGAGATGCTGGACGGGATTACCGTGCCGAAACTGCTGGCCAACCCCACGGGCGAGATGAGGGACCGGCTGATCGCTGCCGCCAAGCGGCTGGAGGCCAAGGGCGTGCGGGCGATCACCGGCTCCTGCGGGTTCCTGGCGATTTTCCAGAAGGAGATCGCCGCAGCGGTGAATGTGCCGGTGTTTGTCTCCTCGCTGATCCAGGTGCCGCTGGCGCATCAGATGACCGGGCGCACGGTGGGGGTGATCACCGCCTCTGCCGGCAGCCTGACGGAGGCGCACTTGCACGGTGTCGGCGCTGAAAATACGCCCATCGTGGTGCAGGGGCTGGACGACGCGGAGGAGTTCTCCACCGTGATCCTGCGCAACGAGCGCACCGCGATGGATCTGGCCAAGGTGGAGGCAGAGCTGCTGGCCGCCGCCAAGGGCCTGATCGCCCGCAATCCTGAGATCGGCCCGATCGTGCTGGAATGCACCGATCTGCCGCCCTATGCCCATGCGCTGCAAGCGGCGCTGAACCGGCCGGTGTTCGACATCATTACGCTCTCGGAAATGGTTCACCGGGCCGCCCTGCGCGTGCCGTTTTCGGGGTTTATCACCTGA